The following coding sequences lie in one Frigoribacterium sp. SL97 genomic window:
- a CDS encoding GNAT family N-acetyltransferase, with protein MTATVQPLGIPTTSDLDDLVSLIGLLGYTLDADVLSARLTRLTADAGHETWVVRGDDGRITAVAGGHVVWAYNDDAPTAELLLLVVSAEARRDGVGSYLLGHFESWARGHQARVLNAVSAAATDSANRFYRKRGYHEAGVRYSKLI; from the coding sequence ATGACCGCAACGGTGCAGCCCCTCGGCATCCCGACCACCAGCGACCTCGACGACCTCGTGTCGTTGATCGGCCTGCTCGGTTACACGCTCGACGCGGACGTCCTGTCCGCGCGCCTGACGCGGCTCACGGCCGACGCGGGGCACGAGACGTGGGTCGTCCGTGGCGACGACGGGCGCATCACCGCCGTGGCCGGCGGTCACGTGGTGTGGGCGTACAACGACGACGCGCCGACGGCCGAGCTCCTGCTGCTCGTCGTGTCGGCCGAGGCCCGCCGCGACGGCGTCGGTTCGTACCTGCTGGGGCACTTCGAGTCCTGGGCCCGCGGGCACCAGGCGCGCGTTCTCAACGCCGTCTCGGCTGCCGCGACCGACTCGGCCAACCGGTTCTACCGCAAGCGCGGCTACCACGAGGCCGGCGTCCGCTACTCGAAGCTCATCTGA